The Natronoglycomyces albus genome has a segment encoding these proteins:
- a CDS encoding L-erythro-3,5-diaminohexanoate dehydrogenase — MKNDDEAKGANMAKTSPVGLHRVISPTGHLPQAATQLDNARDIGEDEVRIRVERLNLDAASYRQMHTEHSGDGEAIRDQVRRIIDERGKMHNPVTGSGGMLIGTVDEVGAASPLGLKVGQKVATLVSLTLTPLRIDDALENWDGLSEQIPTSGHAILFARSIAAVLPESLNEDLALAVFDVCGAPALTRRVVERKNAATVAVLGAAGKSGSLSLAAARDAGAATLLGVVRNEDEARQLAHTGLADHIVISDATDPVALSQSVTEVTGPVEVTVVCVDVPGCEHGAILATAEGGTVIFFSMATSFPAAALGAEGLAADVEMLIGNGYVPGHADYALHLVATNDAIKHHFEARLHAH; from the coding sequence ATGAAAAATGATGACGAGGCGAAGGGCGCAAATATGGCGAAAACCTCACCAGTGGGCCTACATCGGGTGATCTCACCCACCGGGCATTTGCCGCAAGCGGCCACCCAGTTGGACAATGCACGCGACATTGGCGAGGATGAAGTCCGCATCCGCGTCGAGCGCCTGAACCTCGACGCGGCCTCCTACCGCCAGATGCACACCGAGCATTCCGGCGACGGTGAAGCCATTCGCGACCAGGTTCGGCGCATCATCGACGAGCGCGGCAAGATGCATAACCCGGTCACCGGTTCCGGCGGCATGCTTATTGGCACCGTCGATGAAGTCGGAGCGGCCAGTCCCCTTGGCCTTAAAGTGGGGCAGAAGGTGGCCACGCTGGTCTCGCTGACGCTCACTCCCTTGCGCATTGACGACGCTTTGGAGAACTGGGACGGTCTGTCCGAACAGATCCCCACCTCCGGTCACGCGATCCTGTTCGCCCGCTCCATTGCCGCGGTCTTGCCCGAAAGCCTCAATGAAGATCTGGCACTGGCCGTGTTTGACGTGTGTGGGGCGCCGGCTTTGACCCGCCGAGTCGTGGAACGCAAAAACGCCGCCACAGTGGCTGTTCTTGGTGCGGCTGGCAAATCCGGCTCGCTATCCTTGGCCGCCGCGCGCGATGCCGGAGCCGCCACCTTGCTCGGGGTGGTCCGTAACGAAGATGAAGCCCGTCAACTGGCGCACACGGGCCTCGCCGACCACATCGTCATCAGCGACGCCACCGACCCCGTCGCGCTCTCCCAGTCCGTCACCGAGGTCACCGGCCCAGTCGAGGTGACAGTCGTGTGCGTCGACGTGCCCGGTTGTGAACACGGGGCCATCCTCGCCACCGCCGAAGGCGGCACGGTCATTTTCTTTTCCATGGCCACGTCGTTTCCCGCCGCCGCGCTGGGCGCGGAGGGCTTGGCCGCCGACGTGGAGATGCTCATCGGCAATGGCTACGTTCCAGGCCACGCCGACTACGCATTGCACCTGGTGGCCACGAACGACGCCATCAAGCACCACTTTGAGGCGCGACTGCACGCTCATTGA
- a CDS encoding lysine 5,6-aminomutase subunit alpha — translation MTFKPLIPLDPAQVDRARRLAAQAGQPVVDMARSHTTVSVERATLRLAGLTGADPDGIPWVNRLVDSISEQVGIEHGVALPVYHALNSGAYKDLTDLSHAAAAGAVTFAIPTGEEATSARAAARASVGIGIDRIDQQRRDRDRMIADIGDPEQRPWIYLIVATGDIYEDIKQAQAAARAGADIIAVIRSTGQSLLDYVPEGATREGFAGTYATGENFRLMRNALDETSREVGRYVRLCNYASGLCMPEMAALAGINRLDMMLNDCMYGILFRDINPIRTFVDQRFSRQVHARAGIIINTGEDNYLTTADAVEAAHTVTVSQLLNEFFAHEAGLPDELLGLGHAFEINPDLPESFRMELAHALLARQLFPDAPLKWMPPTKHMTGDVFRGNLLDGFFNLAGVMTGQSILLVGMMTEAVVTPWLSDRDIALQNVRYVLNSCGNLTEDFHPPADGFIAKRAREVLNEANDLLSDIVDDGLLNAIADGTFGIMKRPADGGRGLAGVSKRSEDYYNPASEMLDEGMNGGQ, via the coding sequence GTGACGTTCAAGCCGCTGATCCCACTGGACCCGGCACAAGTCGACCGGGCCCGCCGCTTGGCCGCCCAAGCGGGCCAACCCGTCGTCGACATGGCCCGCAGCCACACAACCGTCTCAGTCGAACGCGCCACATTGCGTTTGGCGGGCCTGACCGGAGCCGACCCCGACGGCATCCCCTGGGTTAACCGCCTCGTCGACTCCATTAGCGAACAAGTGGGCATCGAACACGGCGTGGCGCTGCCGGTCTACCACGCCCTCAACAGCGGTGCCTATAAAGACCTCACCGACCTCTCCCACGCCGCCGCCGCTGGAGCCGTCACCTTCGCGATCCCCACCGGGGAGGAAGCTACGTCCGCTCGGGCCGCCGCCCGCGCCTCAGTCGGCATCGGCATCGACCGCATCGACCAGCAACGCCGCGACCGCGACCGCATGATCGCCGACATCGGAGACCCCGAACAGCGGCCCTGGATCTACCTCATCGTCGCCACCGGCGACATCTACGAAGACATCAAACAAGCCCAAGCCGCAGCCCGAGCGGGGGCAGACATCATCGCCGTCATCCGCTCCACCGGCCAATCCCTCCTCGACTACGTGCCCGAAGGCGCCACCCGCGAAGGATTCGCCGGAACCTACGCCACCGGCGAAAACTTCCGCCTCATGCGAAATGCCCTTGACGAGACCTCCCGCGAAGTCGGACGCTACGTGCGGCTATGCAACTACGCATCAGGCCTGTGCATGCCCGAAATGGCCGCCCTCGCCGGCATCAATCGGCTGGACATGATGCTCAACGACTGCATGTACGGCATCTTGTTTCGCGACATCAACCCCATCCGAACCTTTGTCGACCAGCGGTTCTCCCGCCAAGTACACGCCCGAGCAGGCATCATCATCAACACCGGCGAAGACAACTACCTCACCACCGCCGACGCGGTCGAAGCCGCGCACACCGTCACCGTGTCCCAACTACTCAACGAGTTCTTCGCCCACGAAGCCGGATTGCCCGACGAACTACTCGGGCTAGGACACGCCTTCGAAATCAACCCCGACCTACCCGAATCGTTTCGCATGGAGCTGGCCCACGCCCTCTTGGCTCGCCAACTGTTCCCCGACGCGCCGCTTAAATGGATGCCGCCGACCAAACACATGACCGGAGACGTCTTCCGAGGAAACCTTCTCGACGGGTTCTTCAACCTCGCCGGGGTCATGACCGGCCAATCAATTCTCCTAGTCGGCATGATGACCGAAGCCGTCGTCACCCCGTGGCTATCAGACCGCGACATCGCCTTGCAAAACGTGCGCTACGTACTAAACTCCTGCGGCAATCTCACCGAAGACTTCCACCCACCAGCCGACGGTTTTATCGCCAAACGCGCCCGCGAGGTTCTCAACGAAGCTAACGACCTACTCTCCGACATCGTCGACGATGGACTACTCAACGCCATCGCCGACGGAACATTCGGCATCATGAAACGCCCCGCAGATGGAGGCCGCGGCCTCGCCGGAGTGTCCAAACGCAGCGAAGACTACTACAACCCCGCCAGCGAAATGCTGGACGAAGGCATGAACGGAGGCCAGTAA
- a CDS encoding KamA family radical SAM protein has translation MTDLPVDSQGPAAIEQPYQYRRRELVEPDWQRFPGWRDITADQWASAQWQRVNCVKNIRQLRNIVGDLLSEDFYDDLAQDMEQRATMSMLLPPQMLNTMVPTIEDTTPGSWTEAFRADPVRRYMLPVFSDRRSDWPSHPFSARDSLHEHDMWVAEGLTHRYPTKVLAEMLSTCPQYCGHCTRMDLVGNSTPLIDKLKLKGKPTNRYDDMLAYLRKHPEVRDVVVSGGDVANVPWKNLENFLTQLLDIDSIRDIRLATKALMGLPQHWLQSDVVDGMGRVASLARERGVSLAIHTHVNHVNSVTPAVAAAAEAMLEAGVRDVRNQGVLMRGVNDTPADLLDLCFALQGEAHILPYYFYMCDMIPNAEHWRTSVAQAQALQTAIMGYLPGYATPRIICDVPFVGKRWVHQLSDYDREQGISYWTKNYRTSIEAEDPDALTRYYPYYDPIDTLPEAGQEWWRAKHPPEQVAEAGHAAAEKSRTAAARQARE, from the coding sequence GTGACGGACCTACCGGTTGACAGCCAAGGCCCCGCTGCGATCGAACAGCCCTACCAGTACCGTCGACGCGAACTGGTCGAGCCCGACTGGCAGCGGTTTCCAGGCTGGCGTGACATCACCGCCGACCAGTGGGCTTCAGCCCAGTGGCAGCGGGTCAACTGTGTGAAGAACATCCGCCAGCTTCGCAACATCGTCGGCGACCTACTTAGCGAGGACTTCTACGACGACCTCGCCCAGGACATGGAACAGCGGGCGACAATGTCCATGCTCCTGCCCCCGCAAATGCTCAACACGATGGTTCCCACCATCGAAGACACCACACCGGGCTCCTGGACCGAGGCTTTCCGGGCCGACCCAGTACGCCGCTACATGCTGCCGGTGTTTTCCGACCGCCGCTCAGACTGGCCATCCCACCCGTTCTCGGCGCGCGATTCGCTCCACGAACACGACATGTGGGTGGCCGAAGGCCTTACGCACCGCTACCCCACCAAGGTGCTCGCGGAAATGCTCTCAACCTGCCCGCAATACTGCGGGCACTGCACCCGCATGGACCTCGTCGGAAACTCCACCCCGCTCATCGACAAGCTCAAGCTCAAGGGCAAGCCCACCAACCGCTACGACGACATGCTTGCCTACCTGAGAAAACACCCCGAAGTGCGCGACGTCGTCGTCTCGGGTGGGGACGTGGCCAACGTCCCGTGGAAGAACCTGGAAAACTTCCTGACCCAGCTGCTGGACATCGATTCGATCCGTGACATTCGGCTGGCGACCAAAGCGCTCATGGGCCTGCCACAGCACTGGTTGCAAAGCGACGTCGTCGACGGTATGGGCCGCGTTGCTTCACTCGCCCGGGAACGTGGCGTCAGTCTGGCCATCCACACTCACGTCAACCACGTCAACTCGGTGACTCCAGCAGTGGCCGCCGCGGCCGAGGCCATGTTGGAGGCAGGCGTACGCGATGTGCGCAACCAGGGTGTGCTCATGCGCGGCGTCAACGACACCCCAGCTGATTTGCTGGATCTCTGTTTCGCGCTGCAAGGCGAGGCACACATCCTGCCCTACTACTTCTATATGTGCGACATGATCCCCAACGCCGAGCACTGGCGCACCTCGGTGGCGCAGGCGCAAGCCCTACAAACGGCGATTATGGGCTACCTGCCCGGATACGCGACGCCACGCATCATCTGCGATGTGCCGTTTGTCGGCAAGCGCTGGGTACACCAGCTATCGGACTACGACCGGGAGCAGGGCATCTCGTATTGGACGAAGAACTACCGCACGTCCATCGAGGCGGAGGACCCGGACGCGCTGACGCGTTACTACCCCTACTACGACCCAATAGACACCCTGCCCGAAGCCGGGCAGGAATGGTGGCGTGCCAAGCACCCACCCGAGCAGGTCGCCGAGGCCGGCCACGCGGCGGCCGAAAAGTCGCGTACCGCGGCCGCCCGCCAGGCACGGGAGTAA
- a CDS encoding OAM dimerization domain-containing protein: MSNIIRPYGDTTGDGMVQLSFTLPVPHDKRAEGAALQLANKMGLDGVMVVHSHQMGDTHTFFVVYGSANHLVNMDEVKVVERDYPLLNPKEVNEIVKQRLGRKLCVVGACIGTDAHTVGIDAILNIKGIAGEKGLEYYRELRVINMGAQVPVPDLVNRAVEEEADAVLVSQVVTQRDAHLHNAKEMSAAFREALPPQKRPLLVVGGPRFDENDADKLGVDRIFARRTTPGDVASYLVHRIVPSETAPAEQQKSESQREGSVV; this comes from the coding sequence ATGTCGAACATCATTCGCCCCTATGGGGACACCACGGGTGACGGCATGGTGCAGCTGTCGTTCACCCTGCCGGTACCCCACGACAAACGCGCCGAAGGCGCGGCGCTACAACTGGCCAACAAAATGGGACTTGACGGCGTCATGGTTGTCCACTCTCATCAAATGGGCGACACCCACACCTTCTTCGTGGTTTACGGATCCGCCAACCACCTGGTCAACATGGACGAGGTCAAAGTAGTCGAACGCGACTATCCCCTGCTCAACCCCAAAGAAGTCAACGAAATCGTCAAGCAGCGCCTCGGCCGCAAACTATGCGTCGTCGGCGCGTGTATCGGCACCGACGCCCACACCGTCGGCATCGACGCAATCCTCAATATCAAAGGCATAGCCGGAGAAAAAGGCCTGGAGTACTACCGAGAACTGCGCGTCATCAACATGGGCGCCCAAGTGCCCGTACCAGACCTGGTCAACCGTGCCGTCGAAGAGGAAGCCGACGCCGTGCTCGTCAGCCAAGTCGTCACCCAACGCGACGCTCACCTTCACAACGCCAAGGAAATGTCGGCCGCCTTCCGTGAAGCCCTCCCACCACAGAAGCGGCCACTGCTGGTCGTCGGTGGCCCCCGCTTCGATGAGAACGATGCCGACAAACTCGGCGTCGACCGTATCTTCGCCCGCCGCACCACCCCCGGAGACGTCGCCTCATACCTGGTACACCGCATCGTCCCCTCCGAGACCGCACCAGCCGAACAGCAGAAGTCTGAGTCGCAACGAGAAGGATCAGTCGTATGA